AATGCCTGGGCCGGGCGGAGCAGTAGCGGATGCGGACCTTATAGGCCTCGGTCATGTCAATCTACTTCAACCGCCGCTGCTGTCACCTCTCAATGAGCAGCAGGAGCCCAGCCAGAGGAAGGAGGCGAACCCGAATCGACAGCATGTTGATGATGATAAGAAGTCCGGACAAGAGTCGCAAGACCTGCAGGTGGTGCTGGTGGCGCCCGGCCACACGTTTCCCACCCGAAACGATGCAGCCGATTCGACCGAAGAGATTGCTCTCTCTTTCCAATCGTGGCTCCCATCACCAGCACTGGAGCAGCAGTCGGCGTTTCGACTGCTGCGGGTCGCCGGCCCATTGCCCAGTCCAACCAGCTCGGTTGATTCTGCACCAGTCCCAGTGGAACGAACGCCAGCACCGGCCGTCGACTTGGTCGCCGCCGCCCTTGCTTTCGCCCAACCCAGACGAGCGATTTGCCACAATTGATCCGCTTCGAGAAGCCTGGTATTGGCCGAATAGCATTCCTTTGTTAGTCGCATTTGTCTTCGTTATTTCCGATCTCCTGGTCCTTCTAGCCTTGGTCTTCCATTTGGTTGAATCTTCGCCGGTTTCCCTGTTGCCAGCCCCTTTGATCGCACCCTCTCCGGTTTCAGTGGACGCTTTGATTCTCTCTTCCCTCCCACCTTGCGATCAGGTAGCTCACCCCCTGGCTCCGGATGAGAGTGAAACTTACGGTTTGCAGTGCTTACACCCGCTCTTCCTGTCGGCTTCGCCCAGCGATGGAACACTGATCTCGATTTGGATACTGGACAGCGCACTGCTCTGCTGCGCCGTCCTGTGCCGGCTCATTCGGACATCATCCGTCTGGTTGCGGCGACCCAAATCCAAATTCGATCACCGATCCAATTCCCTTGCTGGTGACGCCCGTTCGAAATCGAATTCCTTTTCCAAATGTGTCGGTGACGGTGGTGAAGGTCAATTCAATGGCGACCGCACCGGAAGCCGGGACATTATTAACGTCCGGATTAACGCTAATCATCGTTCCCTCCTTCACCGTGATCACAACCGCATCCGACGCAACGGCGACAAGTGTCACGTGACGTGGTGCGACTGGTGGAGTTGGCTGTGGCCAGCGCGGAACGAAAGCCCCGGTCTTGGTCGGCCCGATCTTTTCGCTCAGTCGCACCGTCGACGGACGGACCGACGAGGTTGCCTTCAGTGGATTTGTGCAATTTCTCAGTGGCAGCGGCGATCAAACCGAACCGGTGCCGATAATGGCGCTGGAAACGATGGTTTGGTGAATCGTCGGTTGGGGCGACGTCTTCCGACAGCTTCGCCCCCTATGTTAGTAGCGAATCAAGAGGAGACGAGCCGGCTCACCAACACCATCGAGCACCCGCTGTTCACTTCTCTCGGTCGAAGGAGAGCAGTTTCGAAAGCTTCCTCGACACTTTCTTCGAGTTGCCTGGTGGTAGTGCTCCTTTTGAGTAGTTTCAGTTCCTTCGCCGTTTCGTCCAGCACGCCAGGGCCGGCATTTCAATCAGTGCCGGAGTCGCCGTCATCCGCACTGGCCGGCGACCGTTTGCCGATGACCGACTCCCTCAATCCATGGCTGGCTGCCGATGGTGGGCTCATCCTGCGGGCGGCTAACGGGAACACTCCAAATTCTTCGCCTCTCAACTGGATTAGGCCCAATCCCGGGTCATGCACTCCTCAGCCGACTATTCCGGCCTGTCCGTCCGACCGTTATTGCCGTCTGCCCGAAACGGTGGGAAGCTTTGCCGTCAACGGGCGTCCATTTCCAGTCACATTTGGCCATCGAAGTAGCAGTCTACCGACGAACAGTCTCAATACTAGCGGCGGCAGCAAAGACGGGCCGCCCTCGCTCGACCCCGCCAAAGGCAACAATGCAAGAAGAGAAGGTGGCGAAGAGGAGGTTGAGAGATGGAGCGGACGCGGAGTGACGGCTGACGACGGCGGCTCGAGGAACGCGGACGCAGCCGTAGCCAAAGTTAGTCAGTGCCTTCCTTACTTGAAGCCCAGCAGTAGGAGCCAGGAGACGAGCGATGGGGACCGAGATGAGGAACCGTCGTCAGCCGAGTGCATCTGCGGCCATGCCGACGGCGCCAAACGGGTCGACACCTTGCGCAAGTACCACCTGCACCACTGCTACCACTACAGCTTGTGGCACGTCCTCAGTGACACCATGCGAGAGGGCATCGCCATCAGCCGGTCGCAGTGCTATGCTTACCTTGAGGCCGTCGAGCGACTGGACAACCTAGCCGCCCACTTTGTGTGCCAATTTGAGGATATCATTCGACGTTACGATTGTGGCCAGACTTTCTCCAGCAAGTCGTCGTGCCAGAAATGCAAGGTCAGTGTGTCACTTGACTTCTTTCATGCTGGGCTacgatggattttttttttttttttcaaaaatttgaaatgatagaTTATAGTACTGTGATTGATTAGCAGAGTTTATCGACTAATTTTTCATATATAAGCTAATGTTTTTTCACGGTTACcatattgaatttttccgTGCTGGAGTTTTGGCCTATTAACTTGTGTTTGAGATCGTAAAGCTGCATTAAAATAAACCAGGTCTAGTCGCCATAGTTTGAGTTTGCTCCATGAGGGGCATTATACCACAACATAAATGCCGAAGCGTGCGAGCTACGTACCTATGCCATAGGCTTATTGGCTATAAGTTTGTTATTTATTGCGATGCTACGGGTCCCGGCATTATTCGGTTGATCCGATCGATAATCCTACTGACGCTCCACCTTTTCTCGTTCCTGcgaaacaaactttttcagtctcatttcatttgcagatttctgtttttctggGTTTCAAGTTACAAGTTGACATTTTGGCGATGTTGGCGTTGCTTGTTGTGACTTTGGTACCGGTATAGTTATATAATCAATCAAATGGCAAACAAATTACACGCCTTTGATGCATGTCATTAATCAAGCCAATTAGTTAACGGAAAACTTGTATTCCTTAGTTCATTTGAAatgagaagggaaaaaaatgaatgaaaatgaaatgaacaaCTTGATTGTGACGAGTATCGTTGCTTCTCTTATGCAACGTACAGTCTCAGCAGGATTCTTTCAGATACCCCAATTCGATCGGAAGTGATGTCATGTCCGTCTAGCCAATGTATTCTGCCTTTGCATATTATCACCTCTGCATCCGCTTTTGCCACAAACGCCCTACCCGTGCGATCTATTCTCAATCCAAACTTCCATCGTCATCAATGGGTTTGGCTCTCCTTGCTCAATGTTTCACCCTTGTAGACGACACTCTTGAGTTGTGTGGCAGTTGTTGATGAATGTGTTCAATGAAGCCTGTGAGTTATGGGGAAGGATAAGGACCACGGTCGAAACACACGAACGCATGAACATAGAGATacaggcagagagagagagaggcagaGAGAGGGAGAAGGTTGGCAAGTAGGTTGCAGACACGGTTCTAGCCGAACCTGTATTCGGCTGCAACTTTATTGATTCCCGCCAGCAATCTCAACATCTTTCCCTTGACTGGCTCAAAAGGCGATGGAAGGAGACGACGGAAGAGAGTCGAAACTCGAAAGAGTAGACGAGAGAGAgggcggatggatggatggaaaagcGGGGGgtaggggggagggagggagggagacCGAAAGgaaagatgaaagagagagCGAAGCAACGaataagaaaagggagaaagaagaaatggaagaagaagaagaggagaaactAGGGGAAAAGATGGAGTGTCCGTGTCCCGCTCATATCAACGAAGCAGATTCGTTCTCTCATCTCGTCTCCTCTCTTTCCTCCATTGCTTTCGCTCAcgcgttccttttttctcttttccctctGCTGCTTGTTTCCTTTCAGTCTATATATCCCTCCTTTCAACAGTCTTTCTCTCCAATGTTCGGCTCAGAGAACAGCAGGGGCGGATGAAACAAGAGAGATAaaagtttcaagtttcaaacgaaaagaaaaaaagaagaagaagaaaaaaatccgacTGACTGGCTTGCCGGTATTGACTAAATACGCGCCCGCGAGTCCCGCGACTGCCGGGGCCCCTGACCCGAGACGAGGGGGCTCaccgaaaaaaagttgaagacctcttcttttttttgtgttggccCGTCTTTGTTTAGATTGTCATGCGACtctaaagggggggggggggggggggggagccgAGAATCCAGCAATGGAAATAGGGACGGCCGCCGCATGTCAGATATCCTACACAGCGCACAGACCACATTATATATCCCTTATAGTCAAAAACACTCTTGAATATGCCCCCCCCACCAACCCACCACCCCATCCGACGAATCTCTTCGATTCTTGACCCGCAGTGAAAATCTGGGAAAGTTGAAGAACTCGACTGTTTGAGAGCCAGAGATGGACGTGCTCTATCGATCTATTAATATAAGCGCATGGTCGGTGTATATTCGACGCGGTTCGACGAGTCGAGTCGATGCCATGCAAGACGATTCGATTCATTTGTGTGGCTTTGTGTACAGCGGGATGAAAGAGCCTTATATAGTATATTCCCGCGCccctagctgctgctgctgcaggcAACCAGCAGGCAGGCAGATACAGGCCGATCCTTCTGGCTTCTATATATCCCTCTCCGCTAGCTGCGGATTCCTACTTGAAAATCAGATCTCGCCGATAGAGGGTAGAGAGAACGTCATTGTTGGCGACACTTCCGCCCCGGTcttatctattttcttttatcctttatatgttttcttattctttttccgaccttttctcttttttttttcgagcccTAGCTGGTCCACCTCTAGACGCAGATACAAACACTTTGTATTCTGCCAATGGGCAGCGGGTTAGAGACGACGGTGGACGAGATGACTAGCGGGGCGGGAGCCGAAAGGAGCCATCCGTCGAATGGTGCGGAGTGGCGGATTCCGTAGAAACAATGGATGCTGACTGCTGAGTTGGTAGACTCGGAAAATAGACAAATGGCCGAATTGCTTCTGCTTATTCTCCTGTTAGTCCTGTGACGAAGAaacacacgagagagaaaaagaaaagaaagaaaataagaaaggaagaaaaggaagaaaaagaaagaaaggaagaaaaagaaagaaaggcaAAGAGGTAGTGCATTGACGCAGCAAGACAAAAGGAGAGATAGTAGCTGGGCCTATAAGAGATCGACATATAacaaccgagagagagagcagagcagagcagagcagagagaaTAAGTCTATACGAAAATAGGAACAGAACCCAGGGAGAAGGATGTTCTTGTTTGATTGCCGGCTGCTGACGTGTCAATAGCTCTCTCCTACACACTATATCGTGCAGTTTGCTCGTGTGTACGCGTCCACCCTATTTTTTCTAGCCTACTCATTTTTCCTTCGGCTGCCGTTGGGAGCATCTAGAGctaatttttccctttttttctcttactaACGGCCCTCACAATCTCCACCTTGGACTCTTCCAGACTCGCATGTTTCCATCGTTCTTCCTACCACTATAGTTTCTTGGCCCATTGTCTCGACAGTGTCTTCCCCTTTTGCAGCCTGCTGCCTAGACTTTTGCCTCGAAACTCTTAAGGCTCCTTGATTGTCGTCAAGCGAGCGCTTGCCGCCGAGGCCACTTCATCACAACGCGCTAAGTTTGTCGAGGATCTTATATGCGGTGTCAAAGGAAAGGGATTTGCCTCTCTCTTTCGCCTG
This region of Daphnia pulex isolate KAP4 chromosome 9, ASM2113471v1 genomic DNA includes:
- the LOC124203151 gene encoding uncharacterized protein LOC124203151 isoform X1, translating into MSIYFNRRCCHLSMSSRSPARGRRRTRIDSMLMMIRSPDKSRKTCRWCWWRPATRFPPETMQPIRPKRLLSLSNRGSHHQHWSSSRRFDCCGSPAHCPVQPARLILHQSQWNERQHRPSTWSPPPLLSPNPDERFATIDPLREAWYWPNSIPLLVAFVFVISDLLVLLALVFHLVESSPVSLLPAPLIAPSPVSVDALILSSLPPCDQVAHPLAPDESETYGLQCLHPLFLSASPSDGTLISIWILDSALLCCAVLCRLIRTSSVWLRRPKSKFDHRSNSLAGDARSKSNSFSKCVGDGGEGQFNGDRTGSRDIINVRINANHRSLLHRDHNRIRRNGDKCHVTWCDWWSWLWPARNESPGLGRPDLFAQSHRRRTDRRGCLQWICAISQWQRRSNRTGADNGAGNDGLVNRRLGRRLPTASPPMLVANQEETSRLTNTIEHPLFTSLGRRRAVSKASSTLSSSCLVVVLLLSSFSSFAVSSSTPGPAFQSVPESPSSALAGDRLPMTDSLNPWLAADGGLILRAANGNTPNSSPLNWIRPNPGSCTPQPTIPACPSDRYCRLPETVGSFAVNGRPFPVTFGHRSSSLPTNSLNTSGGSKDGPPSLDPAKGNNARREGGEEEVERWSGRGVTADDGGSRNADAAVAKVSQCLPYLKPSSRSQETSDGDRDEEPSSAECICGHADGAKRVDTLRKYHLHHCYHYSLWHVLSDTMREGIAISRSQCYAYLEAVERLDNLAAHFVCQFEDIIRRYDCGQTFSSKSSCQKCKIAYRQWVCSMVLPMWLDGDRIKPCRTFCHEVERLCPYFLPAEKSGPGSQYAGEPSFLCIDPDVRETTNQSTNSAYSERSCYRPCTLEYNLEPDIDPSLCVASLGDISGLVEEDADVTTDREDCQQTYKNDTASVGGIVADSELLGDLDVSDDQCTPFSDKDPPLTGRLSSSGWTNHLHFGWQWRTLVLPFAMLPSVIQYFT
- the LOC124203151 gene encoding uncharacterized protein LOC124203151 isoform X2; amino-acid sequence: MLVANQEETSRLTNTIEHPLFTSLGRRRAVSKASSTLSSSCLVVVLLLSSFSSFAVSSSTPGPAFQSVPESPSSALAGDRLPMTDSLNPWLAADGGLILRAANGNTPNSSPLNWIRPNPGSCTPQPTIPACPSDRYCRLPETVGSFAVNGRPFPVTFGHRSSSLPTNSLNTSGGSKDGPPSLDPAKGNNARREGGEEEVERWSGRGVTADDGGSRNADAAVAKVSQCLPYLKPSSRSQETSDGDRDEEPSSAECICGHADGAKRVDTLRKYHLHHCYHYSLWHVLSDTMREGIAISRSQCYAYLEAVERLDNLAAHFVCQFEDIIRRYDCGQTFSSKSSCQKCKIAYRQWVCSMVLPMWLDGDRIKPCRTFCHEVERLCPYFLPAEKSGPGSQYAGEPSFLCIDPDVRETTNQSTNSAYSERSCYRPCTLEYNLEPDIDPSLCVASLGDISGLVEEDADVTTDREDCQQTYKNDTASVGGIVADSELLGDLDVSDDQCTPFSDKDPPLTGRLSSSGWTNHLHFGWQWRTLVLPFAMLPSVIQYFT